The window AATTTTTCAAATTTTGAATATTGTGCAGCTGAAACAAGTTAGATCAGATATGGAGGCTTTGCGTGACGATAAATCTCATCTCGAGGTCAGTTTTTGTTTCATTGCAATATTGTGCATTGTTACACATCCACCCAGAAATGTATGTGTTTTTGCCAAACATCGAATCCAACTTGTTGCCAAACATCATATTTCTTGAACATAGCTAGTAAATGTTAGCGTACCATGTTAAAAGATTAAATTATTATTTATGCCCTTTtttcaatgtactccctccgtcccataatgtaagatgtcaTTCACATCGGCCAACCTTCTAAAATCTTCACTCCGTGCTCTAATTAACATTTACTCTGTAGATTGTTTTGGATGAGAAAATGGACGAAGTGCGCAGGATTTCTAGCCAAGTAAGTGACCTTGATCAGCAGCTGAGGAGGGAGAAAGAAGAATGTCATAGGTATCTAAGCAACACCTGCGCATGCCAATTTGGTCATTTTCTTTATTATTTTTATCAATAGCAAGGTGGTTTTATTATCTAGATATCCTGTTCTCACATTGAATTATGATTCCAATGTAGAATGACGTCAAAAATGAAGAAGTTCCTAAAAGCTCATGTGCGTTTTATGAAAGCTCGGGAGGAGTTGAAAAGGTGCATACTCATCAATGTTAAATCTTGTAATGAAATACATTCTTGGCTTGCTTACCTCACTATATTCTATCTTTGCATGACTTGCAAGTTTGTAGTAACTAAGAATTGACTATTGGAGCTGTGCAGGTCACAAGCTCGTTTTGAGAGACTTGGTGATATGCTTGCTTCAGAAATTTTAAAGCGTGCTAATGAAGAAGCTTCCAGCGTCCATGTTGATGAAGATCTAAATGGACCTTATGAAAGGAGTCCAAATGCTACTCCAGCTAAAAAGAGATCAATCCCATACTCAACTAGTGATGAGGCAAAAGCTGGTAGGTTGCTTGGAttctttgatgattatatatatactCCTGAAGAACATATGATGATCAGTACAATGTGGATCTCGTACATATTTTTCCTTCCATATGCATCTTAACATGTTTAAGCAACCCATCTTATTAAGTATTAAGCAATACTTAAAGGTTCCGACTATGTTAATCTTAAGCATTAAATACATGTGATTAATTACTATGTAGAAACACTGGAGGGGGTAATTTTTTCTTCACATTATTGAGATTTCATTCTGTACATTATTGCAGAAATATCTTTCTATCATATTGCTTGTATACTTGCATCTAATCTTTTGTCCGGTTTTTCAGCTAAGAAAAGAAGAGAGCGAGACTCTGATACATTCACTAGGTCAGATAAATATAGGTCAGAAGGCGATATTACAGAATATGATAAAACAATTAAGGGTAGTGATGGAACAAAATCTATATATTTGAAGAAGAGACTCTGGGAagatgaaaagaataagcttggaAATGCTGCCTCCTCTGCAGACCAGGTCCAGTATTTCCCTGTGCCATCTTAGTATTGTGTTAATTGTCATATAATGATTGCTGGCTTGTTTATTACCCCATGCCATCTCAGTTTTGTGTTTAAATGTCAGATTGTGATTGCTGGCTTGTTTATAAGTAACGAGTGAACCTCATAGTTTTCCTTCATTACCGAGTCACTAGACTATTAGCAATGAATCATCTTGATGAATGAATTCTGCATATTACGAGCGAATACTTAATTGAGCAGATATTTTGAAACTTACAGGTGAAAGATTCTCCAGTGAAGCACGCTTTGCCCTCCACTGGCATGGCTGCTCGTGCCTTATATGACCTTAACGAGGCAGTTGAACTGGATGATAGAAACGAACAGATAGATGCATTGCTAGAAAACGATGCCGACGGGACTAGATCGCCTGTTCCTCCAGTGGGCCAAAATGCCTTCGAGCAGGTGACTATCCTCCAAGAAACCGCGAACCTGTTTTATCATACGCACTaaaaaatagcatggcattgctcaTTTACGTTCTCCCCGCCTATATTTCTTATTATAGAAGAATGGTTATTGGCTTGCATATGACGAACATGCGTGCTCACAGTTTGTTGCATCTTCTTTCCCAGTATGAGGACCTCGACGAGGAAGTGGATGTGGACGTATAAGCCGAGCGCATAGTTGATATGATAAACGACGCGATGGCGGTGGCTAGCATAATACACCAGTTGGCTTCTGGGAGTCCGAAGACTGTTATTAGCATTTCCGTGTACAAAGTGGCATCTTTTGTGTTTTTTTAGCATAATATACCTATCTATTTGATATATATATTGGGTGTTTTTAGCTTTTTACTCAGAATCCTCGTTTTGTAGTGGCATCCTTTGGTGTTGAGCTGTGACTTTGTTGATCCTGGTTGCGGCCCGATCCGTGGAGCCTAACTTATTTTCGTGAATGGCAACTCTGTCTCTTCGATTTTGTCAGTGACGTTGCCGTGCGCTAGGGATTTCTATGTCATCTCTCAAGCCAATCAGCCCAGTACGGGTGACTGGTGCATTTTCTATAGCGCTTTCCCCGTTTTTGGCGTCACGGTGGATTATGGTAATCCTGGTTATCTAGATTATGTCTTACTATGGTAATCCTGGTTATCTATCTAGATTATGTCTTACTATGCAGCATCTGGATGGTGTATACGGCGTGATTTGATCATTCGTACGTGTAACCTTTTTTGCAACTAGGTCGTGAGTTTGAGGTTCTCTCTCCCATAAACTATGTGCACAAGCACATTATTCTCTTGAAGTAAAACACAATAAGGTGTCTTGCC is drawn from Triticum dicoccoides isolate Atlit2015 ecotype Zavitan chromosome 6B, WEW_v2.0, whole genome shotgun sequence and contains these coding sequences:
- the LOC119322834 gene encoding zinc finger CCCH domain-containing protein 13-like, whose amino-acid sequence is MLPPPRRGPAYKTKMCALWQNGNCDRELCSFAHGTAELRRPPSSRPTFPPHHAGRRDYRGGDFRGRIERRFSPRRRHSPGRDFRGHRSLHDRRPTSRERESSFSRSPSRKSERRHEKKMDDGETNSSKSSPISDNNDRKKEKVTSGDEKEDYEKELKQVRSDMEALRDDKSHLEIVLDEKMDEVRRISSQVSDLDQQLRREKEECHRMTSKMKKFLKAHVRFMKAREELKRSQARFERLGDMLASEILKRANEEASSVHVDEDLNGPYERSPNATPAKKRSIPYSTSDEAKAAKKRRERDSDTFTRSDKYRSEGDITEYDKTIKGSDGTKSIYLKKRLWEDEKNKLGNAASSADQVKDSPVKHALPSTGMAARALYDLNEAVELDDRNEQIDALLENDADGTRSPVPPVGQNAFEQYEDLDEEVDVDV